From a single Flavobacterium sp. genomic region:
- a CDS encoding DUF6452 family protein, whose amino-acid sequence MKKIAFITLSLLLAVSFWNCEKDDICVDGTPVTPRLIIEFYDAANPTVLKNVTNLRVEELNTDNGVVFNEDMDETVPARYLANGNKIAIPLKTFSETSAFEFIFNYGDAAANIDVITFNYTKDDVYISRACGYKTIFNLIDITPTPFPVSGYWIQDIDIIQSNIETENEVHVKIYF is encoded by the coding sequence ATGAAAAAAATAGCTTTTATAACCCTATCCTTACTTTTAGCCGTTTCATTTTGGAATTGTGAAAAAGATGATATCTGCGTGGATGGAACGCCTGTAACACCTCGATTAATTATTGAGTTTTATGATGCGGCTAATCCTACTGTTTTGAAGAATGTTACCAATCTTAGAGTAGAGGAATTGAATACAGATAACGGAGTAGTTTTTAATGAAGACATGGATGAAACTGTTCCTGCAAGGTATTTAGCAAACGGGAATAAAATTGCTATTCCATTAAAAACATTTTCAGAAACTTCAGCATTTGAATTCATCTTTAATTATGGTGATGCTGCAGCTAATATAGATGTCATTACTTTTAATTACACAAAAGATGATGTTTATATTTCTCGTGCCTGTGGATATAAAACAATTTTTAATTTAATTGATATTACTCCTACTCCATTTCCTGTCTCAGGATATTGGATTCAAGATATTGACATCATACAATCTAATATAGAAACCGAAAATGAAGTACATGTTAAAATTTATTTTTAG
- a CDS encoding acyl-CoA thioesterase, with amino-acid sequence METVNTVEASKITLSELMLPSHSNFSGKIHGGYLLKLMDQIAFACASKYSGCYCVTASVDTVDFLNPVEIGELVILKASVNYVGKTSMIVGIRVTSEHIQTGIKKHCNSSYFTMVAKDENGNNVKVPRLILSNMNEVRRFYDGVNRINNKKKHKELEINFDYKSAQSLENLKNYNVEISENLINNI; translated from the coding sequence ATGGAAACCGTAAATACAGTTGAAGCATCAAAAATTACCTTGTCGGAATTAATGTTACCCTCGCATTCTAATTTTAGTGGTAAAATTCATGGTGGCTATTTACTAAAATTAATGGACCAAATTGCTTTTGCATGTGCTTCAAAATACTCGGGTTGCTATTGTGTAACTGCATCTGTGGACACAGTTGATTTTTTAAATCCTGTTGAAATTGGCGAATTAGTCATTCTGAAAGCATCAGTTAATTACGTTGGAAAAACTTCAATGATTGTTGGTATTCGAGTTACATCAGAACACATTCAAACTGGAATAAAAAAACATTGTAATTCGAGTTATTTTACTATGGTTGCCAAAGATGAAAACGGAAATAATGTAAAAGTTCCTCGTTTAATTTTATCCAACATGAATGAAGTTAGACGATTTTACGATGGAGTCAATCGAATAAATAATAAAAAAAAGCATAAAGAATTAGAAATTAACTTTGATTATAAATCGGCTCAATCATTAGAAAACCTTAAAAATTATAATGTTGAAATTTCTGAAAACCTGATTAACAATATATAA
- the rmuC gene encoding DNA recombination protein RmuC, translated as MPESMLILITFIVALAIGIFLGKMLFTAQSQSEKSGLEERINGFLGQIEQLKIQFQTERNQFEKSLLQLSSEKENLQKEKESLAIHLAKKENDFDNLLERNKEQKQEVEQLQEKFTKEFENLANKILEEKTVKFTEQNKENLKNILSPLQDRIQLFEKKVEDTHKESIDYHAALRQQILGLREMNEQMSKETINLTKALKGDSKMQGNWGELVLERVLEKSGLEKDREYFVQQSHTTEDGNRVFPDVIINLPDGKKMIIDSKVTLTAYERFINEEDDSLKNQHLKEHVVSINRHVEQLGNKNYQDLYQMESPDFVLLFIPIESAFAVALNEDTTLYNKAFEKNIVIVTPSTLLATLRTIDSMWTNQKQQENAIEIARQAGALYDKFEGFVADLIKIGKKMDEAKIEYGNAMNKLVDGKGNLVNSVEKLKKMGAKAKKSLPEAVLKRAEESGEIALLSKNENE; from the coding sequence ATGCCAGAATCAATGCTTATTTTAATTACATTTATTGTTGCACTTGCCATAGGAATTTTCCTTGGAAAGATGCTTTTTACTGCCCAGTCACAATCCGAAAAATCAGGTTTAGAAGAACGAATTAATGGTTTTTTAGGTCAAATAGAACAATTAAAAATCCAGTTTCAAACCGAAAGAAATCAGTTTGAAAAATCGCTTTTACAACTTAGTTCTGAAAAAGAAAACCTTCAAAAAGAAAAAGAATCGTTAGCCATTCATTTAGCCAAAAAAGAAAATGATTTCGATAATCTTTTAGAACGTAATAAAGAACAAAAGCAAGAAGTAGAGCAACTTCAAGAAAAATTTACCAAAGAATTTGAAAATTTGGCTAATAAAATTCTAGAAGAGAAAACGGTGAAATTCACCGAGCAAAATAAAGAGAATCTTAAAAATATTTTGTCGCCTCTACAAGACAGAATTCAACTTTTTGAAAAGAAAGTCGAAGACACGCACAAAGAAAGCATTGATTATCATGCTGCTTTACGTCAGCAAATATTGGGACTTCGTGAAATGAACGAACAAATGAGTAAAGAAACCATCAATTTAACCAAAGCGCTAAAAGGCGATAGCAAAATGCAAGGAAATTGGGGTGAATTGGTCTTGGAACGTGTTTTAGAAAAATCGGGATTAGAAAAAGATAGAGAATATTTCGTTCAACAAAGTCACACTACTGAAGACGGAAATAGAGTTTTTCCAGATGTTATCATCAATCTTCCTGATGGCAAGAAAATGATTATCGATTCAAAAGTAACGCTTACGGCTTATGAACGTTTCATCAATGAAGAAGATGACAGCTTGAAAAATCAGCATTTAAAAGAACATGTAGTTTCTATTAATCGTCATGTGGAACAATTGGGTAACAAAAATTATCAGGATTTATACCAAATGGAAAGTCCCGATTTTGTATTGTTGTTTATCCCTATTGAATCCGCTTTTGCTGTAGCGTTGAATGAAGATACAACCTTGTACAACAAAGCCTTTGAGAAGAATATTGTGATTGTGACGCCTTCTACCCTTTTGGCAACATTACGCACGATTGATAGCATGTGGACGAATCAAAAACAACAAGAAAATGCCATTGAAATTGCGCGTCAGGCTGGTGCATTGTATGATAAATTTGAAGGTTTTGTTGCCGATTTAATTAAAATTGGCAAGAAAATGGATGAAGCCAAGATAGAATACGGAAACGCTATGAACAAATTGGTTGATGGTAAAGGAAATTTGGTAAACAGTGTTGAAAAATTGAAAAAAATGGGAGCCAAAGCTAAAAAATCACTTCCAGAAGCTGTTTTAAAAAGAGCTGAAGAATCTGGCGAAATTGCGTTACTTTCTAAAAACGAAAACGAATAA
- a CDS encoding pseudouridine synthase has product MHHHFLIHKPYGYLSQFIYELKRPKKLLGELYDFPENTMAIGRLDEDSEGLLLLTTDGMMSEIVRSKKVEKEYYAQVDGIVTEEAVELLRNGVEIGFHGKKYITKKCKASILETIPDLGERGKKIRDERHGPTSWVSITLTEGKFRQVRKMTSAVGFPTLRLVRVRVGNIHLNDLKAGEVLEVSGFDL; this is encoded by the coding sequence ATGCATCATCATTTCCTTATTCATAAGCCTTATGGCTATTTGTCGCAGTTTATATATGAACTAAAAAGACCTAAAAAATTACTTGGAGAATTGTATGATTTTCCCGAAAATACCATGGCAATTGGTCGTTTAGATGAAGATTCTGAAGGTTTACTTCTGTTAACAACAGACGGCATGATGAGCGAAATCGTCCGAAGTAAAAAAGTAGAAAAAGAATATTATGCTCAAGTGGATGGAATTGTAACCGAAGAAGCCGTTGAACTACTTAGAAATGGTGTAGAAATTGGTTTTCACGGAAAAAAATACATTACCAAAAAATGTAAAGCATCTATTTTGGAAACGATTCCAGATTTAGGCGAACGCGGTAAAAAGATTCGAGATGAACGTCACGGGCCAACTTCTTGGGTTTCGATAACTTTAACAGAAGGAAAATTTCGTCAAGTGCGTAAAATGACATCAGCTGTTGGTTTTCCTACCTTACGATTGGTTCGAGTGCGTGTGGGAAACATTCATTTAAATGATTTAAAAGCAGGTGAAGTTCTCGAAGTTAGTGGTTTTGATTTGTAA
- a CDS encoding 6-phosphogluconate dehydrogenase, whose product MFRKILLYIALSLTLISVTYFSFIYYIPYSEGVRSGELIKISHKGFIVKTWEGELSQGISGAQIFAFSVMENEDVVIAEMKKWQGKKVTLEFEERYKTFFWWGDTRYFITKVTLEN is encoded by the coding sequence ATGTTTCGAAAAATATTGCTTTACATCGCCTTATCACTTACTTTAATCTCAGTGACCTATTTTTCCTTTATTTACTACATTCCTTACAGCGAAGGGGTACGTTCTGGGGAATTAATCAAAATTAGTCACAAAGGATTTATTGTGAAAACTTGGGAAGGCGAATTGAGTCAAGGAATATCAGGAGCTCAAATCTTTGCATTTTCAGTAATGGAAAATGAAGATGTAGTAATAGCAGAAATGAAAAAATGGCAGGGCAAAAAAGTTACTTTAGAATTTGAAGAACGCTATAAAACTTTCTTTTGGTGGGGCGACACTCGCTATTTTATTACCAAAGTTACTCTAGAAAATTAA
- a CDS encoding DUF1697 domain-containing protein → MKTHLALLRGINVSGHNMIKMDSLKTVLENAGFQNVRTYIQSGNVFVDSEEEHGASVGFKIKQEIFKELGLEVPIVVVSKEDLSACLKNSPYLHEKECDTKKLYVAFLSKELQGSAINDLKISQFKPDEAAIDKSRIYIKYAVGAGKTRLDQKYIEKKLNLVATIRNWNTVSTLLEMFE, encoded by the coding sequence ATGAAAACCCACTTAGCTTTATTACGCGGAATTAATGTTTCAGGACACAACATGATTAAAATGGATTCTTTGAAAACTGTTTTAGAAAACGCGGGATTTCAAAATGTACGAACTTACATTCAATCGGGAAATGTTTTTGTGGATTCAGAAGAAGAACATGGCGCTAGTGTAGGGTTTAAAATTAAACAAGAAATTTTTAAAGAATTAGGTTTAGAAGTTCCTATAGTGGTTGTCTCTAAAGAAGATTTAAGTGCGTGTTTAAAAAATAGTCCATATCTCCACGAAAAAGAATGCGATACCAAAAAATTGTATGTGGCTTTTTTGTCCAAAGAATTACAAGGAAGCGCCATTAATGATTTAAAAATAAGTCAATTCAAACCTGATGAAGCCGCTATCGATAAAAGTAGAATTTACATCAAATACGCGGTTGGAGCAGGAAAAACAAGATTAGACCAAAAATATATCGAAAAAAAACTCAATCTTGTGGCCACCATTAGAAATTGGAATACGGTTTCGACGTTGTTGGAAATGTTTGAATAG
- a CDS encoding DUF5362 family protein, translating into MEQNLELNQLAKDALKEGAKWTFFLSIMGFIGVGLMVLAAIVMTITLSTLPDEVSSFGFFGAMKNFLSLFYLLMAVLYFFPIYYLYKYSSNVKTALQFNDSNLLADAFVNLKSHHKFLGISIIVIFSLYLLIIIGAVITMVGSAAF; encoded by the coding sequence ATGGAACAAAATTTAGAATTAAATCAATTGGCTAAAGACGCTTTAAAAGAAGGCGCAAAATGGACTTTTTTCTTGTCAATTATGGGGTTTATTGGTGTAGGTTTAATGGTGCTTGCTGCAATTGTTATGACTATAACATTATCAACTTTACCAGACGAAGTTAGTAGTTTTGGTTTTTTTGGCGCAATGAAAAATTTCTTGTCATTATTTTATTTGTTAATGGCTGTGCTTTATTTTTTTCCGATTTATTATTTGTATAAATATTCTTCAAATGTAAAAACTGCGCTTCAGTTTAATGATAGTAATTTATTAGCAGATGCTTTTGTGAATTTAAAATCACATCACAAATTTTTAGGAATTTCTATTATAGTTATATTTTCTTTGTATTTACTTATAATTATTGGTGCTGTTATCACGATGGTTGGTTCAGCTGCTTTTTAA
- the rocD gene encoding ornithine--oxo-acid transaminase, with protein MSVLEKMSPAEAIELEDKYGAHNYHPLPVVLSRGEGVYVWDVEGKKYYDFLSAYSAVNQGHCHPKIVGAMVEQAQTLTLTSRAFYNDKLGVYEQFVTNYFGFDKVLPMNTGAEAVETALKLCRKWAYEKKGINENDAQIIVCDGNFHGRTTTIISFSNDENARKNFGPYTAGFISIPYDDIDALEKAVSSSKNIAGFLVEPIQGEAGVYTPATDFLKKAQAICKANNVLFIADEVQTGIARTGSLLAVCGNCTCEAKCEKQATYTQPDILILGKALSGGAYPVSAVLANDSIMNVIKPGQHGSTFGGNPVAAAVAMAALEVVSEESLSQNARKLGKIFRDELAKFIETSNIATLVRGKGLLNAVVINDTEESDTAWNICVRLAENGLLAKPTHGNIIRFAPPLVMTEEQLRDCVSIIINTLKEFEK; from the coding sequence ATGTCAGTTTTAGAAAAAATGAGTCCAGCTGAAGCTATTGAATTAGAAGACAAGTATGGTGCACACAATTATCATCCACTACCAGTAGTTTTAAGTAGAGGAGAAGGAGTTTATGTTTGGGATGTGGAAGGAAAGAAATATTATGATTTTCTTTCAGCTTATTCTGCAGTAAACCAAGGACATTGTCATCCAAAAATTGTAGGAGCAATGGTAGAGCAGGCGCAAACATTAACCTTAACATCAAGAGCATTTTACAACGATAAATTAGGAGTGTACGAACAATTTGTTACTAATTACTTCGGATTTGATAAAGTATTGCCAATGAATACAGGTGCTGAAGCAGTAGAAACCGCTTTAAAATTGTGTAGAAAATGGGCTTACGAGAAAAAAGGAATCAACGAAAATGATGCTCAAATTATTGTTTGTGATGGTAACTTCCACGGAAGAACTACTACAATCATTTCATTTTCAAACGATGAAAACGCAAGAAAAAACTTTGGACCTTACACAGCAGGATTTATAAGCATTCCTTACGATGATATTGATGCTTTAGAAAAAGCAGTGAGTTCTTCAAAAAACATTGCAGGGTTTTTAGTTGAACCAATTCAAGGAGAAGCAGGAGTTTATACACCAGCTACCGATTTTCTTAAAAAAGCGCAAGCAATATGTAAAGCTAATAATGTATTGTTTATTGCCGATGAAGTACAAACTGGAATTGCAAGAACAGGTTCGTTATTAGCGGTTTGTGGAAATTGTACATGTGAAGCAAAATGTGAAAAACAAGCTACTTACACTCAACCTGATATTCTAATTTTAGGAAAAGCATTATCAGGTGGTGCTTATCCAGTTTCGGCTGTTTTGGCAAATGATAGTATTATGAATGTTATCAAGCCAGGACAACATGGTTCAACTTTTGGAGGAAATCCAGTGGCAGCTGCGGTTGCTATGGCGGCATTAGAAGTAGTTTCTGAAGAAAGTTTGTCTCAAAATGCTAGAAAATTAGGAAAAATCTTCCGTGATGAATTAGCAAAATTTATCGAAACTTCAAACATTGCTACTTTAGTAAGAGGAAAAGGGTTGTTGAATGCTGTTGTAATTAACGATACCGAAGAAAGCGATACAGCTTGGAATATTTGTGTACGTTTAGCAGAAAACGGTTTATTAGCAAAACCAACACATGGAAACATCATTCGTTTTGCGCCACCTTTAGTAATGACTGAGGAACAATTAAGAGATTGTGTTTCGATAATAATTAATACGTTAAAAGAATTCGAAAAATAA
- the rlmD gene encoding 23S rRNA (uracil(1939)-C(5))-methyltransferase RlmD, with amino-acid sequence MGKKKTDKIVFENVKILDAGAKGVSVAKAPDGKVIFLPNVVPGDVVDVQTMKKRKAYYEGKAIKIHEFSEHRIEPVCEHFGACGGCKWQNMKYSQQLFYKNQEVFNNLKRIGKIELPDLEPILGSEKQLFYRNKMEFGFSNARWMTDAEIQSGTEFDNKNALGFHIPRMWDKILDIEKCHLQEDPSNEIRNEIKRFANENNLTFFNARAVEGLLRTLMIRTASTGEIMVLIQFYENDKNGIELMMNFLAERFPQITSLQYVINQKLNDTLYDQDIILFKGRDYILEEMEGLHFSINAKSFYQTNSNQAYELYKITREFAGLTGNETVYDLYTGTGTIAQFVSKKAKKVIGVEAVPEAIIDAKANAERNNITNCEFYVGDMKNVFNDEFINQHGQPDVIITDPPRDGMHKDVVEMLLKTDVPKIVYVSCNSATQARDLALMDEKYKVVRVRPVDMFPQTHHVENVVLLEKR; translated from the coding sequence ATGGGAAAAAAGAAAACAGACAAAATCGTATTCGAAAACGTAAAAATCCTTGATGCAGGTGCAAAAGGTGTATCAGTGGCAAAAGCGCCTGATGGCAAAGTAATATTTCTTCCAAATGTAGTACCAGGCGATGTGGTAGATGTACAAACCATGAAGAAAAGAAAAGCGTATTACGAAGGCAAAGCTATAAAAATTCACGAATTTTCAGAACATAGAATTGAACCAGTTTGTGAGCATTTCGGTGCTTGTGGTGGTTGCAAATGGCAAAATATGAAGTACAGCCAACAATTGTTCTATAAAAATCAGGAAGTATTTAATAACTTGAAACGTATAGGTAAGATTGAATTACCTGATCTTGAGCCAATTTTAGGTTCCGAAAAGCAATTATTCTACAGAAATAAAATGGAATTTGGTTTCTCGAATGCGCGATGGATGACCGATGCGGAAATTCAATCGGGAACTGAATTTGACAATAAAAATGCCTTAGGTTTTCATATTCCAAGAATGTGGGATAAGATTTTAGATATTGAAAAATGTCATTTACAAGAAGATCCATCGAACGAAATTCGTAACGAAATCAAACGTTTTGCAAACGAAAACAATCTTACGTTCTTCAATGCAAGAGCTGTGGAAGGTTTATTAAGAACTTTGATGATTCGTACTGCTTCAACTGGTGAAATCATGGTGCTGATTCAGTTTTATGAAAACGATAAAAACGGAATCGAATTGATGATGAATTTCTTGGCGGAACGTTTTCCTCAAATCACTTCTTTACAATATGTTATCAATCAAAAATTGAATGATACATTGTATGACCAAGACATTATTTTATTCAAAGGGCGCGATTATATTTTGGAAGAAATGGAAGGTTTACATTTTAGTATTAATGCGAAATCATTCTATCAAACCAATTCTAACCAAGCATATGAATTGTATAAAATCACTAGAGAATTTGCAGGTTTAACAGGAAATGAAACGGTTTACGATTTATATACAGGAACCGGAACAATTGCTCAATTCGTTTCTAAAAAAGCGAAGAAAGTTATTGGTGTTGAAGCCGTTCCTGAAGCAATTATTGATGCAAAAGCGAATGCCGAACGCAATAACATTACTAATTGTGAGTTTTATGTTGGTGATATGAAAAACGTTTTCAACGATGAATTCATTAACCAACACGGACAACCAGATGTTATCATAACCGATCCACCGAGAGATGGAATGCATAAAGATGTGGTAGAAATGTTATTGAAAACAGATGTGCCAAAAATTGTGTATGTAAGTTGTAATTCGGCAACACAAGCTCGTGATTTGGCTTTGATGGACGAAAAATACAAAGTAGTTCGTGTACGTCCTGTGGATATGTTTCCGCAAACACATCATGTGGAAAATGTGGTTCTTTTAGAAAAAAGATAA
- a CDS encoding DUF6048 family protein: MLKFIFSLSLVCVSLLGNAQTKDTTKVLYPERYGLRLGIDLHKIARTFYEKDYRGLEVVGDYRLTKKFYVAGEIGNEDKTIDDDRLNFTTKGTYFKVGFDYNSFENWLDMENMIYVGMRYGVSSFSHTLNTYKIYDPTNYYGETIITSGAKFDNLNASWVEVIGGIKAELFNNLYLGFSVRLNYLVSNKKPADFDNLFIPGYNRTYDGKFGAGFNYTLSYFIPIYKKKKEIEPTKK, encoded by the coding sequence ATGTTAAAATTTATTTTTAGTCTGAGCTTGGTCTGCGTTTCGTTATTAGGAAATGCTCAAACCAAAGACACTACAAAAGTTTTATATCCAGAGCGTTATGGTTTACGCTTAGGTATTGATTTACATAAAATTGCTAGAACTTTTTATGAAAAAGACTACAGAGGGCTGGAAGTGGTTGGAGATTACCGATTAACTAAAAAGTTTTACGTTGCCGGTGAAATTGGAAACGAAGACAAAACAATTGACGACGACCGCCTGAATTTCACCACGAAAGGAACCTATTTTAAAGTAGGTTTTGACTACAATTCTTTTGAAAACTGGCTCGATATGGAAAACATGATATACGTTGGAATGCGTTATGGTGTTAGTAGCTTTAGTCATACTTTAAATACGTATAAAATTTATGATCCCACGAATTATTATGGGGAAACAATCATTACTTCTGGAGCAAAATTTGATAATTTAAATGCCAGTTGGGTTGAAGTAATTGGTGGTATTAAAGCCGAACTTTTCAATAATTTATATTTAGGTTTTTCTGTACGATTGAACTATTTAGTTTCCAACAAAAAACCAGCAGATTTTGACAATCTGTTCATTCCAGGGTATAATCGAACATACGATGGAAAATTTGGAGCTGGATTTAACTACACACTAAGTTATTTCATACCTATTTACAAAAAGAAAAAAGAAATAGAACCAACCAAAAAATAA
- a CDS encoding FG-GAP-like repeat-containing protein, whose translation MKKNYFLIVFGLCFGTILAQDNCATASPITSAGVYNISAVNGTELPQVTCTYTNTSTTAAEWYAYTPSEDFIVTVTSDLVENICLDTRLRIYSGTCAALTCVVADDDSGTISCTTNSNTYLSRASFNAVAGTTYYIVWDNRWASTGFNFQISEIPAGYNPCAAATAITAGTTTVNAIDQTNINTACSSTTLSKWYSYTPSTNAMVTVSSDLITNICKDTNFSVYTGNCTTGLTCITNDDNSGIIACNSGNTNSNLSVKTFEVAAGVTYYIVWDNKWSATGFDFTITEVPIIIPITYTTESISTINSSYNICVVDMNGDFKDDIVGISAANMRIHYQANTPGTYTITDHPLTGSVLLPYWSMAAGDYNKDGYNDIVLGNGSGATILTSNSNGTAFTTYTPGQYIFSQRTNFSDLNNDGNLDIFVCHDIAPSCYYLNNGNGNLSFYQSTVTAGSMSIATSTGNYATLFTDFDNDGDSDVFVSKCSGPPCELYRYDGNNIYTNISAIAGINVTPIQTWSSAIADFDNDGDMDIIITASASLHKYFRNNLDTTNTTEEAFSNITLGSGWDTNTSTNIDNIAYDFDNDGFVDVLGGGSKIMFNQGNSTFSPINYTGISVGAVGDLNNDGFLDIQNGTTIRYAVPNGNNWIKFSLQGIQSNSNGIGARVEIYGTWGKQIRDIRSGEGFRYMSSLNAHFGIGTANSISQVIIRWPSGLVDVINNPSINQSLHIIEGSSPLSLVDNGNSQIILHPNPSSEIITLANIEMLNIKNISIISTLGKEIKKVKLSNSSFSVSDLSEGLYILLIETLEGKKYSESFIKKN comes from the coding sequence ATGAAAAAAAATTACTTTTTAATAGTATTCGGATTGTGTTTTGGAACTATTTTAGCACAAGATAATTGTGCAACTGCATCACCAATTACATCCGCTGGAGTTTACAATATTAGTGCAGTTAATGGAACAGAACTGCCACAAGTTACTTGTACTTATACAAATACATCAACTACTGCTGCTGAATGGTATGCTTATACTCCTTCCGAAGATTTTATAGTAACAGTAACTTCTGATTTAGTAGAAAATATTTGCTTAGATACTCGTTTACGTATTTATAGTGGCACTTGTGCTGCCTTAACGTGTGTAGTTGCTGACGATGATTCAGGAACCATTTCTTGTACTACAAATTCTAACACATACTTATCTCGCGCGTCGTTTAATGCTGTCGCTGGCACTACTTATTACATTGTTTGGGATAATCGATGGGCTTCTACAGGTTTTAATTTTCAAATTAGTGAAATTCCCGCTGGATATAACCCATGTGCTGCTGCAACGGCTATAACTGCTGGTACTACAACAGTTAATGCAATTGACCAAACCAATATTAATACCGCTTGTTCCTCAACTACTTTATCTAAATGGTATTCATATACACCATCTACTAATGCGATGGTTACCGTTTCATCAGACCTAATAACTAATATATGCAAAGACACTAATTTTAGTGTGTATACAGGTAATTGTACAACGGGATTAACATGTATCACTAATGATGATAATTCAGGAATAATTGCTTGTAATTCAGGGAATACTAATTCTAACCTTTCAGTAAAAACATTTGAAGTAGCTGCTGGAGTTACCTATTATATTGTATGGGATAACAAATGGAGTGCTACAGGATTTGATTTTACTATAACAGAAGTTCCTATTATTATTCCAATTACCTATACTACAGAGAGTATTTCTACTATTAATAGTTCGTATAATATTTGTGTTGTAGATATGAATGGTGACTTTAAAGATGATATCGTAGGTATTAGTGCTGCTAATATGAGAATTCATTATCAAGCAAACACCCCTGGAACATATACAATAACCGATCATCCTTTAACAGGTTCTGTTTTATTACCATATTGGAGTATGGCTGCAGGAGATTACAACAAAGATGGCTATAATGATATTGTTTTAGGAAATGGAAGTGGGGCTACAATCTTAACCTCAAATAGTAATGGAACAGCCTTTACAACATATACACCTGGACAATATATATTTTCTCAAAGAACTAACTTTTCTGATTTAAATAATGATGGTAATTTAGATATTTTTGTTTGCCATGATATTGCTCCTAGTTGTTATTATTTAAATAATGGAAATGGTAATTTGTCATTTTATCAATCAACTGTTACCGCTGGTTCCATGAGTATTGCAACTTCAACAGGGAATTATGCAACGCTTTTTACTGATTTTGATAATGATGGGGATAGTGATGTATTTGTGTCTAAATGTTCTGGACCTCCATGTGAATTGTATCGTTATGACGGAAATAATATTTATACCAACATTTCTGCCATTGCAGGTATTAATGTAACTCCTATTCAAACTTGGTCGTCAGCTATTGCAGATTTTGATAATGATGGGGACATGGATATTATAATAACTGCTAGTGCAAGTTTACACAAATATTTTAGAAATAATCTTGACACTACCAATACTACAGAAGAGGCTTTTTCTAATATTACCTTAGGCTCGGGTTGGGATACTAATACATCTACTAATATTGATAACATAGCATATGATTTTGATAACGATGGTTTTGTTGACGTTTTAGGAGGAGGAAGTAAAATTATGTTTAATCAAGGTAATAGTACATTTTCACCTATTAATTATACTGGAATTAGTGTTGGAGCTGTTGGAGATTTGAATAATGATGGATTTTTAGATATTCAAAACGGTACAACAATACGATATGCGGTACCAAACGGAAATAATTGGATTAAATTTTCTTTACAAGGGATTCAAAGTAATAGCAATGGAATTGGAGCTAGAGTTGAAATTTATGGTACATGGGGCAAACAAATTAGAGATATCAGAAGTGGTGAAGGTTTTAGATACATGAGTTCGTTAAATGCTCATTTTGGAATTGGAACAGCAAATAGTATCTCACAAGTAATAATTAGATGGCCCTCTGGATTAGTTGATGTTATAAATAATCCTTCAATCAATCAATCACTACATATTATTGAAGGTTCAAGTCCATTAAGTTTAGTAGACAATGGAAACTCACAAATTATTTTACATCCAAATCCAAGTAGTGAGATAATTACACTTGCAAATATCGAAATGCTCAATATTAAAAATATTTCGATCATTTCTACATTAGGAAAAGAAATTAAAAAAGTAAAACTTTCTAACTCAAGTTTCTCAGTTTCAGATTTATCAGAAGGTCTATACATCTTACTCATTGAAACTTTAGAAGGCAAGAAATACTCCGAAAGCTTTATAAAGAAAAATTAA